A portion of the Stigmatella aurantiaca DW4/3-1 genome contains these proteins:
- a CDS encoding winged helix-turn-helix transcriptional regulator, translating to MSKQDVAPRVCSLASALDVVGEKWSLLILREVFYGVRRFEGIAHNTGAPRDVLTARLRKLSDSGVLRRVLYSERPQRSEYHLTEAGAELAPTLLSLLQWGQRWVPAGPRAGGAFVHDCGQRLHTFLACQACGRPVTGGDLSLGGEPLAVAPPEE from the coding sequence ATGTCAAAGCAGGACGTGGCCCCCCGGGTGTGCTCCCTGGCCTCCGCATTGGACGTGGTGGGGGAGAAGTGGTCTCTGCTCATCCTCCGGGAGGTCTTCTACGGGGTGCGCCGCTTCGAGGGCATCGCCCACAACACGGGGGCCCCCCGGGACGTGCTCACCGCGCGCCTGCGCAAGCTGTCGGACTCGGGCGTCCTGCGCCGGGTCCTCTATTCCGAGCGGCCCCAGCGCAGCGAGTACCACCTCACCGAGGCGGGCGCGGAGCTGGCGCCCACGTTGCTCTCCCTGTTGCAGTGGGGCCAGCGGTGGGTGCCCGCGGGGCCGCGCGCCGGAGGCGCCTTCGTGCACGACTGCGGGCAGCGCCTTCACACGTTCCTGGCATGTCAGGCCTGTGGCCGCCCTGTCACGGGGGGGGACCTCTCCCTCGGTGGCGAGCCCCTCGCCGTCGCCCCCCCTGAGGAATGA
- a CDS encoding SH3 domain-containing protein has translation MTSGHSMKVLAILAALAAGCGSGPSAVESVELKGADEGVGTRDSALTSCVTAGANLQTTTDLNLRSGPATSYGILLTMPGSAIAKEAGGGCPTSGWYKVTYSGITGWASGTYLNLATSTPPSTTRDSAIVRAQSAMGFSYWWGHGGWKEGAAKGSCSGNCPSCTHSGSYGADCSGFLAKAWVVPSSNSNMATDSHPYSTISFNSDTSQWTTISRDNLLKADALVYNTDGAGHTFLYESGDGWGSMWAYECKGCAYGCVHNLRTATTTYHAIRHY, from the coding sequence ATGACGAGCGGTCATTCCATGAAGGTCCTGGCCATCCTGGCGGCCCTGGCGGCGGGCTGTGGAAGCGGCCCCTCTGCCGTGGAGAGCGTCGAGCTGAAGGGCGCGGACGAGGGCGTGGGGACCCGCGACAGCGCGCTGACCAGCTGCGTCACCGCGGGGGCCAATCTCCAGACGACCACGGACCTGAACCTGCGCTCTGGCCCCGCGACGAGCTACGGCATCCTCCTGACCATGCCAGGCAGCGCCATCGCCAAGGAAGCCGGCGGCGGCTGTCCCACCAGCGGTTGGTACAAGGTGACTTACAGCGGCATCACCGGCTGGGCCTCGGGCACCTACCTCAACCTGGCGACGTCCACCCCGCCCTCGACGACGCGTGACAGCGCCATCGTCCGGGCCCAGAGCGCGATGGGCTTCTCCTACTGGTGGGGCCACGGCGGCTGGAAGGAGGGCGCCGCCAAGGGCTCGTGCTCCGGCAACTGCCCGAGCTGCACCCACAGCGGCTCGTACGGCGCGGACTGCTCTGGCTTCCTCGCCAAGGCATGGGTGGTGCCCAGCAGCAACAGCAACATGGCGACCGACTCGCACCCCTACAGCACCATCAGCTTCAACTCCGACACCAGCCAGTGGACGACCATCTCCCGGGACAACCTGCTGAAGGCGGACGCCCTCGTGTACAACACGGACGGCGCTGGCCACACCTTCCTCTACGAGTCGGGAGATGGCTGGGGCAGCATGTGGGCCTACGAGTGCAAGGGCTGCGCGTACGGCTGCGTGCACAACCTGCGGACCGCCACCACCACCTACCACGCCATCCGGCACTACTGA
- a CDS encoding ketopantoate reductase family protein, which yields MSARLRVLLVGAGAVGQVFGKFLKAAGCELSFLVKEPHVASTRAGFTLQELSRFSHALPVSLSGFGVLVSPQEVANQAWDQVWLCVSSAALHEGTWVSELARVTGEATWVMLQPGLKDRDWLSQWVPASRLVCGMIPFVSFQTPLKPGDPSGQGMAFWFPPMARGLFSGPPERLQKVIRTLRQGGYPAHEDPDVVRATAVPTALLNVFVSGLETAGWSFARFQEGPSAKAVREAAREAVQIVEGKPGKGTPGLLRPLPLKLLLLGTRLAPFDVETYVQFHFTKVSTQTRQMMGEYIALGKSMGLPVQHLEALQAAVKEAVKEAVNAPGGPATPR from the coding sequence ATGAGCGCACGTCTTCGAGTCCTTCTGGTCGGAGCAGGAGCTGTCGGTCAGGTTTTCGGAAAATTCCTGAAGGCGGCGGGTTGCGAGCTCTCCTTCCTGGTGAAGGAGCCGCACGTGGCGTCCACCCGCGCGGGCTTCACCCTTCAGGAACTCAGCCGCTTCTCACATGCCCTGCCGGTGAGCCTCTCCGGATTCGGGGTGCTCGTCTCGCCCCAGGAGGTGGCGAACCAGGCCTGGGACCAGGTCTGGCTCTGCGTCTCCTCCGCCGCGCTGCACGAGGGAACCTGGGTGAGCGAGCTGGCCCGCGTCACGGGAGAGGCCACCTGGGTCATGCTCCAGCCCGGCCTCAAGGACAGGGATTGGCTCTCGCAGTGGGTGCCCGCTTCCCGGCTCGTCTGCGGAATGATTCCCTTCGTCAGCTTCCAGACGCCCTTGAAGCCGGGGGATCCGTCCGGGCAGGGGATGGCGTTCTGGTTTCCGCCCATGGCACGAGGCCTGTTCAGCGGTCCTCCGGAGCGGCTCCAGAAGGTGATCCGGACGCTTCGGCAGGGGGGCTATCCAGCCCATGAAGATCCCGATGTGGTCCGGGCCACCGCGGTTCCCACCGCCTTGCTAAACGTCTTCGTGAGTGGGCTGGAGACCGCGGGCTGGAGCTTCGCGCGATTCCAAGAGGGGCCTTCCGCGAAAGCCGTTCGCGAGGCGGCCCGGGAAGCCGTTCAGATCGTGGAAGGGAAACCCGGCAAGGGCACCCCGGGGCTCCTGCGGCCCCTGCCGCTCAAGCTCCTCTTGCTGGGCACCCGTCTGGCGCCCTTCGATGTGGAGACCTACGTGCAGTTCCACTTCACCAAGGTCTCCACGCAGACGCGGCAGATGATGGGTGAATACATCGCCCTGGGAAAGAGCATGGGGCTGCCTGTCCAGCACCTCGAAGCCCTCCAGGCAGCCGTCAAGGAAGCCGTCAAGGAAGCCGTCAATGCGCCAGGAGGACCAGCGACCCCGCGATGA
- a CDS encoding tetratricopeptide repeat protein translates to MSGLPLGRPPLTGSARRSPLLSRLPLPVFVLAVALAVRGAYLLTAHGPAFDAPLVDADYYDSLGERLARGEGFPEGPFWQPPLYPAVLGGLYWLGGHSLWWPRLLQACLGAFTAALACGVARRISGRPGVGVLAGMLVALHGPLIFYDGELLATSLGTFLATAALWLALREPRSFWTALGCGACMGLGALTVAPLLLLLPPLAWALAQGRPVRAVLCGAVCAALVLCATAFNHARTGEWLLISANGGINLWLGNNADVDGAMAIRPGAAWETLVNEPARYGFHTPASQDAYFTRRALSWCGSQPLTCASNLLWKLRLLLMARELPRNEALAVVRSQSPVLWALTVSPGGVALPYALLWPLAAAGSVALWRQGRSGTVEARAALTVAGTALLLAAPSLLFFVSGRYRAPLAPVLCVLAALGLHALTSRAAPRGVPAAMALAVLGLSVWPMRLAVDAVDFEAELHYAVGGRRARLGDDVGAVEAWRQAVSRKPDSLEAGFNLGLALERLGRLDEAAHTYEALLRWHPDEARVHSRLAQVRNAVRHGPPASPVNP, encoded by the coding sequence ATGAGCGGTCTTCCCCTGGGACGCCCCCCTCTCACAGGAAGCGCGCGGCGCTCGCCCCTGCTTTCCCGTCTCCCCCTCCCGGTGTTCGTCCTGGCGGTGGCGCTCGCCGTGCGCGGGGCGTACCTCCTCACCGCGCACGGTCCGGCCTTCGATGCGCCTCTGGTCGACGCGGACTATTACGACTCCCTGGGAGAGCGGCTTGCTCGCGGCGAGGGCTTCCCGGAAGGCCCCTTCTGGCAGCCGCCGCTCTACCCGGCCGTGCTGGGTGGCCTCTACTGGCTGGGCGGGCACAGCCTGTGGTGGCCTCGGCTCCTCCAGGCCTGTCTGGGCGCTTTCACCGCGGCGCTCGCCTGCGGGGTGGCGCGGCGCATCTCTGGCCGTCCGGGCGTGGGAGTGCTCGCGGGGATGCTGGTGGCCCTGCATGGCCCGCTCATCTTCTATGACGGAGAGCTGCTGGCCACCTCGCTCGGCACCTTCCTGGCGACCGCGGCGCTCTGGCTGGCCCTGCGCGAGCCTCGCTCTTTCTGGACGGCACTGGGCTGCGGCGCCTGCATGGGCCTCGGAGCGCTCACGGTGGCGCCCCTGCTGCTGCTCCTTCCACCGTTGGCCTGGGCCCTCGCGCAAGGCCGTCCCGTCCGCGCCGTGCTGTGTGGGGCCGTCTGCGCCGCCCTGGTGCTGTGCGCCACCGCCTTCAACCACGCCCGCACCGGCGAGTGGCTGCTCATCTCCGCCAATGGCGGCATCAACCTGTGGCTGGGCAACAACGCGGACGTGGACGGGGCCATGGCCATTCGCCCCGGAGCGGCCTGGGAGACGCTGGTGAACGAGCCCGCGCGCTACGGCTTCCACACCCCAGCGTCCCAGGATGCGTACTTCACCCGCAGGGCGCTGAGCTGGTGCGGCTCCCAGCCACTCACCTGCGCGAGCAACCTGCTGTGGAAGCTCCGGCTGCTCCTCATGGCCCGCGAGCTGCCCCGGAACGAAGCTCTCGCCGTCGTCCGCTCGCAGTCCCCCGTGCTGTGGGCCCTCACCGTGAGCCCGGGGGGCGTGGCGCTCCCCTACGCCCTGCTGTGGCCGCTCGCGGCGGCGGGGAGCGTGGCCCTCTGGCGCCAGGGGCGCTCCGGCACGGTGGAGGCACGGGCGGCGCTGACCGTGGCGGGGACTGCCCTCTTGCTCGCCGCGCCCTCCCTCCTCTTCTTCGTCTCCGGCCGTTACCGGGCGCCGCTCGCCCCAGTGCTGTGCGTGCTCGCGGCGCTGGGACTCCATGCGCTGACCTCACGCGCGGCCCCCCGGGGGGTACCGGCCGCAATGGCCCTCGCCGTCCTGGGGCTGTCCGTGTGGCCCATGCGGCTGGCGGTGGATGCCGTCGACTTCGAGGCCGAGCTGCACTACGCCGTGGGCGGACGGCGGGCCCGGCTCGGCGATGACGTGGGCGCGGTGGAGGCCTGGCGCCAGGCGGTGAGCCGCAAGCCAGACTCTCTGGAAGCGGGCTTCAACCTCGGGCTTGCCCTCGAGCGGCTTGGACGCCTGGACGAGGCGGCCCATACCTATGAAGCCCTGCTGCGCTGGCATCCGGACGAAGCGCGGGTGCACTCCCGGCTCGCCCAGGTGCGGAACGCAGTGCGCCATGGCCCCCCGGCGAGCCCTGTGAACCCGTAA
- a CDS encoding DUF1304 domain-containing protein → MHIAAQVLVGLVAAIHVYILVLEAFLWRAPLGRKVFKTDADFAAKSATLAANQGLYNGFLAAGLVWGLVASDPIGFQVKLFFLACVAVAGIVGALTVSSRIFFVQTVPALIAGSLVLLAH, encoded by the coding sequence ATGCATATCGCCGCGCAGGTGCTGGTGGGACTGGTCGCCGCCATCCACGTCTACATTCTGGTGCTGGAGGCGTTCTTGTGGCGCGCCCCCCTGGGAAGGAAGGTCTTCAAGACCGACGCGGATTTCGCCGCCAAGTCCGCGACGCTCGCCGCCAACCAAGGGCTGTACAACGGCTTCCTCGCCGCCGGACTGGTGTGGGGCCTCGTGGCGAGCGATCCCATCGGCTTCCAGGTCAAGCTCTTCTTCCTGGCCTGCGTCGCCGTGGCCGGCATCGTCGGGGCCCTCACGGTCAGCTCGCGCATCTTCTTTGTCCAGACCGTGCCCGCGCTCATCGCGGGGTCGCTGGTCCTCCTGGCGCATTGA